TCGATCCCGACCGGCGTGAAGGTGTTCAACTGGGTCAGCACCATGTGGCGCGGCTCGCTCACCTTCGAAGCACCGATGCTGTGGTCGGTGGCCTTCGTCATCCTGTTCACCATCGGTGGTTTTTCCGGCCTGATGCTGGCCATCGTCGCGGCTGACTTCCAGTACCACGACACCTACTTCGTGGTCGCCCACTTCCACTACGTGCTGGTGACCGGTGCGGTGTTCGCGCTGATCGCCGCGGTGTACTACTGGTGGCCGAAGTGGACCGGGCGCATGTACAGCGAGAAGTGGGCCAAGGTGCACTTCTGGTGGTCGATCGTGTTCGTCAACCTGCTGTTCTTCCCGCAGCACTTCCTCGGCCTGGCCGGCATGCCGCGGCGCATTCCCGACTACAGCGTGGCGTTTGCCGACTGGAACCTGATCAGCTCGATCGGTGCGTTCGGCATGTTCGCCACGCCCTTCATGATGGCCGCGATCCTGCTGTCCTCGCTGCGCAATGGCGAGAAGGCCGAAGCACGCAGCTGGGAAGGCGCGCGCGGCCTGGAGTGGACGCTGCCGTCGCCGGCACCGGCGCATACCTTCACCACGCCGCCGACCATCCGCCCGGGGGACCTGGCGCATGACGACATCACGCATTGAGGTGGGCCATGCATAACGAGAGCCCGCTTCTGATCGGTAGAGTCGAGCCATGCTCGGCTGACAGCGTGTCGTCCGGTCAAGAGCAGCCGACCGGTAGAGTCGACCGTTGGTCGACTCACGAAGAGCAGCCGACCAACGGTCGGCTCTACCAGCAGCAGCGCCAGCGCGCGAAGCGGACCGCGATGTGGGTCGGCGCCGTCGCCGTGCTGGTCTACGTCGGCTTCATCCTCAGCGGGGTGATCGGCCGATGAGCGAGACGCCGGCCACCGCTCCGTCACGCAGTGCCGGGCTGCCGCGCCTGATCGGCGTCGCGGTGGCGGTGTTCCTGCTGACGTTCTCGCTGGTGCCGCTGTACCGCATCGCGTGCGAAAAGGTGTTCGGCGTGCGCCTGGAGCGCGGTCCTGGCAGCGAGGCCAGCACCGGCGCCGCCACCGGCAAGCGCACCGTGCGCGTGGAGTTCGATGGCGGGGTGAATTCGCGGTTGCCGTGGTCGTTCCATCCCGAGCAGCTGACCATGGACGTGGTGCCCGGCGAGCTCAACGAAGCGCTGTACTTCGCCCGCAACGACAGTACCAATGCCGTGGTCGGCAGTGCGGTGCCCTCGGTGGCGCCGGCG
This genomic stretch from Stenotrophomonas sp. SAU14A_NAIMI4_5 harbors:
- a CDS encoding cytochrome c oxidase assembly protein, whose translation is MSETPATAPSRSAGLPRLIGVAVAVFLLTFSLVPLYRIACEKVFGVRLERGPGSEASTGAATGKRTVRVEFDGGVNSRLPWSFHPEQLTMDVVPGELNEALYFARNDSTNAVVGSAVPSVAPARASGFFSKTECFCFTAQTLQAGEKRDMPVRFIVDPDLPPEIKTITLSYTFYRNDALSDRLAPAGTSEGAHAAP